One genomic segment of Danio rerio strain Tuebingen ecotype United States chromosome 11, GRCz12tu, whole genome shotgun sequence includes these proteins:
- the nabp2 gene encoding SOSS complex subunit B2, with amino-acid sequence MSAETHVKDIKPGLKNLNVIFIVLETGRVTKTKDGHEVRTCKVADKTGSISISVWDEVGGLIQAGDIIRLTKGYASVFKGCLTLYTGRGGELQKIGEFCMVYSEVPNFSEPNPEYLTQTNKTGLNDQSNMNSSTGATTGTDTPNGNGVNSQASGNSSNPQSSGRANSGNGNRSTPSPAAGGTSVSNGKETRRTLKR; translated from the exons ATGAGCGCTGAGACTCATGTGAAGGACATCAAACCTGGACTCAAAAACCTCAATGTCATCTTCATCGTGCTGGAAACAG GACGAGTGACGAAGACTAAAGACGGTCATGAGGTTCGCACCTGTAAAGTGGCCGACAAAACGGGCAGCATCAGCATCTCCGTTTGGGACGAGGTCGGAGGACTCATTCAGGCTGGTGACATCATCAGACTAACCAAAGG TTACGCCTCTGTTTTTAAAGGCTGTTTGACATTATACACTGGACGAGGAGGTGAACTACAGAAGATTGGAGA ATTCTGCATGGTGTATTCTGAGGTGCCAAACTTTAGCGAGCCAAATCCAGAATATTTGACCCAGACAAATAAAACG GGATTGAACGACCAGAGCAACATGAACAGCAGCACTGGAGCCACAACAG GTACAGACACTCCTAATGGAAACGGAGTGAATTCTCAAGCATCTGGCAACTCTAGTAATCCACAGTCTTCTGGACGAGCAAACAGTGGAAATGGCAACCGCTCGACACCGAGTCCTGCTGCGGGAGGAACTTCAGTCAGCAATGGCAAGGAGACACGGCggacactcaaaagatga
- the ankrd52b gene encoding serine/threonine-protein phosphatase 6 regulatory ankyrin repeat subunit C isoform X7 has translation MRSSSRPGEWGHMLAGMPVDICTVLHVCVSLSKRLFVSAGFDINTLDGLSRTCLHIAASGGNVECLKLLLDSGADWSIKDNIGRSALHYSSVNGSYLCTVALVNAGADVNEQDVNGCSSLHYAAAAQTSHRVGQVSPDRPTLSSDDEEEALWCLEFLLQSGADPTLRDNEGFSPVHYAAARGDKHNLKLLMEMSFKCVEDLENCVPVSPLHLAAYNGHCEALQLLCETLVNVDMQDSRGRTALFLAALRGHGSCVELLLLQGASFSIRETVHRWTPLHASAANGHTDCLLMLLKSAEKNNIIDLVDDHGQTPLMLAALGRHTDCVHMLLERGSKPDSADRRSRTALHRAAVVGSEECVSALLVHGAFSLCRDVHGRVPLHFAASCGHSELLRPLLDAVSVSDPLDSLLDYSSYTPTHWAAYHGHTHCLEVLLDYKPSSVQDGNGFSPLHCALITGHDGAAQLLIETMGTKIINLRDDKGRTPLHASAYSGSVSALALALSCASDVDSVDDAGRSALMFAAENGHTSAVEILLHEARADLSLQDVNMNSALHLACRRGHEMCALLMLAETDDTSLISSTNRALQTPLHIAARNGLVTVVEVLLTRGATVLAVDEDGHTPALACAPNKEVAKCLALIISTMKPFIGLMKNCGSGVSHQPLRNGVSLHLLTEEPQG, from the exons atgcGCAGTAGTAGTAGACCGGGGGAGTGGGGTCatatgttggcaggtatgcctgTAGACATTTGCACAGTACTGCACGTCTGTGTATCTTTGTCTAAGAGACTGTTCGTGTCAGCAGGGTTTGATATAAACACACTGGATGGCCTGAGCAGGACGTGTTTACATATCGCTGCTTCAGGAGG GAATGTCGAATGTCTTAAGCTGCTGTTGGACAGTGGTGCTGATTGGAGTATAAAGGACAACATAGGAAG GTCTGCTTTGCACTACAGCTCAGTGAATGGCTCGTATCTGTGTACGGTGGCTCTGGTGAATGCTGGAGCTGATGTCAATGAGCAGGATGTGAATGGATGTAGTTCACTGCACTACGCTGCTGCCGCACAAACCTCTCACAG AGTCGGGCAGGTGAGTCCTGACAGACCGACTCTCAGcagtgatgatgaggaggaggctCTCTG GTGCTTAGAGTTTCTTTTGCAAAGCGGTGCTGATCCAACACTGCGAGACAATGAAGGATTCAGTCCAGTCCATTACGCTGCTGCCCGAGGGGACAAACACAACCTCAAACTG CTCATGGAAATGTCTTTTAAATGTGTGGAAGATCTGGAGAACTGTGTTCCTGTGAGCCCTTTACATTTAGCG GCGTATAACGGTCACTGTGAAGCTCTTCAGCTGCTGTGTGAAACGCTGGTCAATGTGGACATGCAGGACTCCAGGGGCCGAACAGCTCTGTTTTTGGCGGCTCTGAGGGGCCACGGCTCCTGCGtggagctgctgctgcttcaaGGAGCTTCGTTTTCCATCAGGGAGACCGTCCACCGCTGGACACCCCTACATGCTTCAG CTGCTAATGGCCACACGGACTGTCTGCTCATGCTGTTGAAAAgtgctgaaaaaaacaacatcatTGACCTGGTGGACGATCACGGACA gactCCACTGATGTTGGCCGCTCTGGGCCGTCACACTGACTGTGTGCACATGCTGCTGGAGAGAGGAAGCAAACCAGACTCTGCAGACAGAAGAAGCCGCACTGCTTTACACCGCGCT gCAGTAGTTGGCAGTGAAGAGTGTGTCTCGGCTCTGCTGGTTCACGGGGCTTTCTCTCTGTGTCGGGATGTTCACGGCAGAGTCCCTTTGCACTTCGCTGCCTCCTGTGGTCACTCTGAGCTCCTGCGGCCTTTGCTGGATGCAGTTTCAGTCTCGGATCCTCTGGACTCCCTGCTGGACTACAGCTCCTACACACCCACTCACTGGGCTGCTTACCATG GTCACACTCACTGTCTAGAAGTTTTACTTGACTACAAACCATCAAGCGTTCAGGATGGAAATGGCTTTTCACCATTACACTGTGCACT GATTACGGGCCATGATGGTGCTGCTCAACTGCTTATTGAAACTATGGGAACAAAGATTATAAACCTCAGAGATGACAaaggaag gACTCCACTTCACGCATCGGCATATTCAGGAAGTGTCTCAGCGCTGGCGTTAGCGTTGAGCTGCGCTTCAGATGTAGACTCAGTGGATGATGCCGGACGCTCCGCATTAATGTTCGCTGCTGAAAACGGACACACGTCTGCTGTCG AAATCCTCCTTCATGAGGCCAGAGCGGATCTGTCACTGCAAGACGTCAACATGAACTCAGCTCTTCATCTGGCCTGTAGAAGA GGTCATGAAATGTGTGCTCTCCTCATGCTGGCGGAGACTGACGACACGTCGCTCATCAGCTCCACAAACAGAGCGCTTCAGAC GCCTCTGCATATCGCAGCTAGAAATGGCCTTGTGACAGTGGTTGAGGTTCTGCTGACTCGAGGAGCAACAGTTCTGGCCGTAGATGAGGACG GACACACTCCAGCATTGGCTTGTGCACCAAATAAAGAGGTGGCGAAGTGCCTGGCGCTCATCATTTCCACTATGAAGCCGTTCATCGGTTTGATGAAGAACTGTGGCAGTGGTGTTTCCCATCAGCCCCTGCGTAACGGCGTATCTCTACATCTGCTCACCGAGGAGCCGCAGGGCTGA